A genome region from Bombus pyrosoma isolate SC7728 linkage group LG14, ASM1482585v1, whole genome shotgun sequence includes the following:
- the LOC122575224 gene encoding aminomethyltransferase, mitochondrial, with translation MPRVSGVNDGGTRGCFQSAFVNQCTTNCHGGKTMFRFSVRGRSVCFETFDKHLETLGSVRESCTIFKNSCRHTVSKSRLRCLIDSETRSNGTEGQRFSSTTPTSTPTSTPTSTSTATTPTPGPRKTCLYDLHMENRGKIINFSGWLLPVQYQEAIAASHQHTRTFASLFDVGHMMQTLVFGKDATELLESLTTSDLKNLSKGSAVLTVFTNENGGILDDLIITKDDDDKYFLVSNAGRRDQDSQLLLQQQENFKRQGKSIQLRFLDPLEQSLVALQGPTAASVLRSIVKINLKNLTFMNSVETTVFGSRIRVTRCGYTGEDGFEISMPAKIAPTLVEAILDTPDTKLAGLGARDSLRLEAGLCLYGHDIDEETTPVEAALTWLVAKRRRAEGNFPGAKRILSQIKSGTEKKRIGLTVVHGPPVREGACILTPEGESVGKVTSGGPSPTLGRSIAMGYVPSELAHYGGGILVQVRGKTYKATITKMPFVKTNYYTAK, from the exons ATGCCTCGTGTCAGCGGGGTCAACGACGGAGGGACGCGCGGATGCTTCCAGTCTGCATTCGTCAATCAGTGCACGACCAATTGCCACGGAGGAAAGACGATGTTTCGTTTTAGCGTTCGTGGAAGATCGGTTTGCTTCGAGACCTTTGACAAACATCTCGAGACGTTAGGCAGTGTCCGCGAGTCTTGCACGATTTTTAAGAACAGCTGCAGACATACGGTATCAAAGTCGCGTTTAAGATGTTTGATCGATTCCGAAACGCGGTCAAACGGAACCGAAGGCCAGCGTTTCTCGTCAACGACGCCGACATCGACGCCGACATCGACGCCGACATCCACGTCGACTGCCACGACGCCGACGCCAGGGCCAAGGAAAACTTGCTTGTACGACCTTCATATGGAAAATAGAG GTAAAATAATCAACTTTTCTGGCTGGTTACTACCGGTACAATATCAAGAGGCAATAGCCGCGTCTCATCAACATACCAGAACTTTTGCGTCGCTCTTCGATGTCGGTCATATGATGCAAACGCTAGTTTTTGGAAAGGATGCAACCGAGCTTTTGGAATCTTTGACGACCAGCGATCTGAAGAACTTGAGCAAAGGCAGCGCGGTTCTTACGGTGTTTACCAACGAGAATGGAGGCATTCTCGATGACCTGATAATTACAAAGGACGACGACGATAAATACTTTCTGGTGTCTAATGCTGGAAGAAGAGATCAAGATTCTCAATTGCTCCTCCAACAACAG GAAAACTTCAAACGCCAAGGGAAATCCATACAATTGCGATTCCTGGATCCTTTGGAACAGAGTCTCGTCGCGTTACAAGGTCCTACGGCCGCATCGGTTCTTCGATCGATTGTAAAGATCAACTTAAAAAATCTAACATTTATGAACAGCGTAGAAACTACGGTATTTGGAAGCCGAATCCGGGTAACTCGATGCGGATATACAGGAGAGGAtggtttcgaaatttcgatgCCAGCCAAAATTGCGCCAACCTTGGTAGAAGCGATCTTAGACACACCCGACACGAAACTGGCTGGTTTGGGAGCCAGGGACAGTTTAAG gCTAGAAGCTGGCCTTTGCCTCTACGGGCATGACATCGACGAAGAAACTACACCAGTCGAAGCGGCACTTACCTGGCTAGTAG CTAAAAGAAGGCGAGCGGAAGGAAACTTCCCAGGTGCAAAGAGGATACTTTCGCAAATCAAATCAGGAACTGAGAAAAAACGAATAGGATTAACGGTTGTGCATGGTCCGCCAGTGAGAGAAGGAGCGTGTATATTAACTCCAGAAGGTGAAAGCGTTGGCAAAGTCACTTCCGGTGGGCCTAGTCCCACCCTTGGACGTTCTATCGCTATGGGATACGTGCCATCGGAATTAGCTCACTACGGTGGTGGAATATTGGTACAAGTTCGAGGGAAAACGTACAAGGCTACCATCACAAAAATGCCCTTCGTCAAGACAAATTACTATACCGCAAAatga